One part of the Bdellovibrio sp. KM01 genome encodes these proteins:
- a CDS encoding CFI-box-CTERM domain-containing protein: MIQCPRCGIQVTELHPIEADLSAKLAQAGEAHLPAEVCAGCISDLRRTAATSSGGVLMAQERAREQHRLALWKSRVMLIKQARNSMGQKLYAEAAIAYEKYLKILDIVFEVKKGEKLRPEAFKESARHTELTVVASVYWDLMRIYDTHDKYHERMQNSAKQLAIFVQFTPIYPDIIKKAESFVRSAKNPNIVKNFLKLADKERPRCFIATSAFGPQALEVQTLRMFRDDVLKETFLGRKFVYFYYKLSPSIACLLDKHSWLKPAVRAVLRTLIKCVS; this comes from the coding sequence ATGATTCAATGCCCGCGTTGCGGAATTCAAGTAACAGAATTACACCCGATAGAAGCAGATCTATCGGCGAAGCTTGCACAAGCTGGCGAAGCACATTTGCCAGCGGAAGTGTGTGCGGGTTGTATTTCTGATTTACGCAGAACCGCTGCAACCAGCAGTGGTGGTGTGTTGATGGCGCAAGAGCGCGCCCGCGAACAGCACCGCCTGGCACTTTGGAAAAGTCGCGTGATGTTGATCAAGCAAGCACGCAACTCCATGGGACAAAAGCTTTACGCGGAAGCCGCGATTGCTTATGAAAAATATCTGAAAATTTTGGATATCGTTTTTGAAGTAAAAAAAGGCGAAAAACTTCGCCCTGAAGCCTTCAAAGAAAGCGCCCGTCATACCGAGCTCACAGTTGTCGCGTCGGTATATTGGGATTTAATGCGCATCTATGACACTCATGACAAGTATCACGAGCGTATGCAGAATTCCGCTAAGCAACTGGCCATCTTCGTTCAGTTCACGCCGATTTATCCAGATATTATTAAAAAGGCCGAATCTTTTGTCCGCTCTGCCAAAAATCCAAATATCGTTAAGAACTTTTTGAAATTGGCTGACAAAGAAAGACCACGCTGTTTTATTGCAACTTCTGCGTTCGGTCCTCAAGCTCTTGAGGTGCAAACGTTGCGAATGTTCCGTGATGATGTTTTAAAAGAAACGTTTTTGGGTCGTAAATTCGTTTACTTCTATTATAAATTGTCTCCTTCAATTGCTTGCTTACTCGATAAGCACTCCTGGCTCAAACCCGCTGTGAGAGCCGTCCTGCGCACATTGATTAAATGCGTTAGCTAA
- a CDS encoding NAD(P)-binding protein: protein MAHIYDYAIVGSGLTGLSIAAALSRETKNVVLLEGLDISSGANKQINFPTGPINNGIRFVPDSVLSEKALGFLENLLGQKVIADVSDEAPITYDSGNFKTFLGFGENPPAFWEELSYFTSSKRIDLHLQPFQWAQMLMAKFTGDFMPRSYVTKFHHEGDRVHSVTVNGSKTIHAQNFIFAGSVRDLALLLPEDTISARARAKLSKNAYWTALCIDICHGKAVTDSTAMHILNGTTQDEIGPCAGRFLPAVEVDGNMIQASQWITFIESESTDDSEVVGMALKKIKRQVKRAYPEALDNLKSERIFVSPYIAGNGDLKLSANQTIPSLENLWISSATLNEQKNLVGALLQAEMIVASLGFKVEGAVASEAPTEEFSEASL from the coding sequence ATGGCTCATATTTATGATTACGCAATTGTCGGTAGTGGTTTAACAGGTCTTAGCATCGCAGCAGCTCTCAGCCGCGAAACTAAGAACGTCGTTTTGTTGGAAGGACTGGATATTTCCTCTGGCGCCAACAAACAAATTAATTTCCCCACGGGCCCGATCAACAATGGTATCCGTTTTGTTCCTGATTCAGTTTTGTCTGAAAAAGCTTTGGGTTTCCTGGAAAATCTTCTGGGTCAAAAAGTGATTGCTGATGTTTCGGACGAAGCCCCTATCACCTACGATTCTGGGAACTTTAAAACTTTCCTGGGCTTCGGCGAAAATCCCCCGGCGTTCTGGGAAGAATTGTCTTACTTCACTTCCAGCAAACGCATTGATTTGCATTTGCAGCCTTTTCAATGGGCGCAAATGTTGATGGCAAAATTCACCGGCGATTTCATGCCGCGCTCTTATGTGACAAAGTTCCATCACGAAGGCGATCGCGTACACTCTGTGACTGTGAATGGCTCTAAGACTATTCACGCCCAGAACTTTATCTTTGCCGGTAGTGTTCGTGATCTTGCACTGTTGTTGCCAGAAGATACGATCTCTGCACGCGCTCGTGCAAAACTTAGCAAAAATGCTTATTGGACAGCTTTGTGTATTGATATTTGCCACGGCAAAGCAGTGACTGATTCCACGGCAATGCACATCCTGAACGGCACGACTCAAGATGAAATCGGTCCTTGTGCTGGCCGCTTCCTTCCAGCTGTGGAAGTTGACGGCAATATGATCCAAGCTTCGCAATGGATCACTTTCATTGAATCGGAATCCACTGACGACAGCGAAGTCGTGGGCATGGCTTTAAAGAAAATCAAACGCCAAGTAAAACGCGCTTACCCAGAAGCTTTGGATAACTTGAAAAGTGAAAGAATCTTCGTCTCCCCCTACATCGCCGGAAATGGCGATTTGAAGCTAAGCGCAAATCAGACAATTCCAAGCCTGGAAAACCTATGGATTTCTTCCGCTACTTTGAACGAGCAAAAGAACCTTGTGGGCGCACTTTTACAGGCAGAAATGATCGTGGCTTCCTTGGGATTCAAAGTTGAAGGGGCTGTTGCTTCTGAGGCACCAACTGAAGAGTTCTCTGAGGCATCGCTGTAA
- the rpsB gene encoding 30S ribosomal protein S2 has product MAQVTMKEMLDAGVHFGHQTQRWNPKMKPYVYTARGGIHIIDLQKTVVRANKAAEYVKEIAANGGRMIFVGTKKQAIEPVQEAAAKCGQYYVTKRWLGGMMTNFETIKSSIDRLRKVDAMKEKGEFNYLTKKERAKIEKEYLRLSEFLNGIRDMKEMPSVMFVVDLPKEHIAVAEAKRLGMTVVGIADTNSDPESIDFPIPGNDDAIRSIKLFANLVADAYLEGSKTWEQKLRTMTDKQSDVAKEAKSEGKEDAPKRRAPAKAGAKEAPKKSAGPAVVKANKGRKLVAAGTAEEVEIQAELENKDESAE; this is encoded by the coding sequence ATGGCACAAGTTACCATGAAAGAAATGCTAGACGCTGGAGTTCACTTCGGACACCAAACACAGCGTTGGAACCCAAAAATGAAACCTTACGTATACACAGCTAGAGGCGGTATCCATATTATCGACCTTCAAAAGACTGTTGTTCGCGCTAATAAAGCTGCTGAATACGTAAAAGAAATCGCTGCTAACGGTGGTCGTATGATCTTCGTTGGTACTAAAAAACAAGCTATCGAGCCTGTTCAAGAAGCAGCAGCAAAATGCGGTCAATACTACGTTACTAAACGTTGGTTGGGCGGCATGATGACTAACTTCGAAACGATCAAATCTTCTATCGATCGTCTTCGCAAAGTTGATGCTATGAAAGAAAAAGGCGAATTCAACTACCTTACTAAAAAAGAACGCGCAAAAATCGAAAAAGAATACCTTCGTTTGTCTGAGTTCTTGAACGGTATCCGCGACATGAAAGAAATGCCTTCTGTTATGTTCGTAGTAGACCTTCCTAAAGAACACATCGCAGTTGCTGAAGCGAAACGCTTGGGCATGACTGTTGTTGGTATCGCTGATACAAACTCTGATCCAGAGTCTATCGATTTCCCAATTCCAGGGAACGACGATGCTATCCGTTCTATCAAATTGTTCGCTAACCTAGTTGCAGACGCTTACCTTGAAGGTTCTAAAACTTGGGAACAAAAACTTCGCACAATGACAGACAAACAATCTGACGTTGCTAAAGAAGCTAAATCTGAAGGTAAAGAAGACGCTCCTAAACGTCGCGCTCCTGCAAAAGCTGGTGCTAAAGAAGCTCCTAAAAAATCTGCAGGTCCAGCGGTTGTTAAAGCCAACAAAGGTCGTAAACTTGTTGCTGCTGGTACAGCAGAAGAAGTTGAGATCCAAGCTGAGCTTGAAAACAAAGACGAATCTGCAGAGTAA
- the tsf gene encoding translation elongation factor Ts yields the protein MSISATLVKELREKTNAGMMDCKKALEATSGDFDAAVEWLRVKGLGAAAKKADRIAAEGAVFAQINGNTGLVMEINSETDFVARNDGFKALAADVAEHMFKTELAADALSQPFAKDPSKKLGDLFTEATATIGEKIVLRRQEKYTSTANTLVHTYVHGEGKIGVMIEVGVSKPEATSNPALKTFAQDVALHIAAMNPMAISSEQIPADVVSKEKEILTAKNLESGKKPEMIEKIVEGQIRKFLAENCLMDQAFVKNPDLKVSDLAKNVGKEIGADVTVKRFVRFELGAGIEKKSNDFAAEVAAQMKGH from the coding sequence ATGTCTATTTCCGCTACTCTTGTTAAAGAGCTAAGAGAAAAAACTAACGCAGGTATGATGGATTGCAAAAAGGCGCTTGAAGCGACTTCTGGCGATTTCGACGCTGCTGTTGAATGGTTGCGCGTTAAAGGTCTTGGCGCTGCAGCTAAAAAAGCTGACCGTATCGCTGCTGAAGGTGCTGTATTCGCACAAATCAACGGCAACACAGGTCTTGTTATGGAAATCAACTCTGAAACTGACTTCGTTGCTCGTAACGACGGTTTCAAAGCTTTGGCTGCTGACGTAGCTGAGCACATGTTCAAAACTGAACTTGCTGCTGATGCTTTGTCTCAACCTTTCGCAAAAGACCCTTCTAAAAAATTGGGTGATCTTTTCACTGAAGCAACTGCTACTATCGGTGAAAAAATCGTTCTTCGTCGTCAAGAAAAATACACTTCTACTGCAAACACATTGGTTCACACTTATGTGCACGGTGAAGGTAAAATCGGCGTGATGATTGAAGTTGGCGTTTCTAAACCAGAAGCGACTTCGAACCCAGCTCTTAAAACTTTCGCTCAAGACGTTGCATTGCACATCGCTGCGATGAACCCAATGGCGATCTCTTCTGAACAAATCCCTGCGGATGTTGTTTCTAAAGAGAAAGAAATCCTAACTGCTAAAAACCTTGAGTCAGGCAAAAAACCAGAAATGATCGAAAAGATCGTTGAAGGTCAAATCCGTAAATTCTTGGCTGAAAACTGCTTGATGGATCAAGCTTTCGTTAAAAATCCGGACTTGAAAGTTTCTGATTTGGCGAAAAATGTTGGTAAAGAAATCGGCGCTGACGTTACAGTTAAACGTTTCGTACGTTTTGAATTGGGCGCTGGTATCGAAAAGAAATCCAACGACTTCGCAGCTGAAGTTGCAGCTCAAATGAAAGGACACTAG
- the pyrH gene encoding UMP kinase gives MKAPVYKRILLKLSGEALAGKQGTGINTATITQIANDVAEAYKAGVQIGLVIGGGNIYRGVAASAEGMDRASADYMGMLATCINALALQDALEKAGVPTRVQTAIEMAEIAEPYIRRRAIRHLEKNRLVIFGAGTGNPYFTTDTAASLRAMEIDAEVIMKATKVDGIYDKDPVKHADAKKFDKISYIDVLNRGLQVMDSTAISMCMDNKLPIITFDLSVPGNILKAVQGENIGTLVQ, from the coding sequence TTGAAAGCGCCTGTTTATAAGCGTATTTTGCTGAAGTTAAGTGGCGAGGCTCTTGCTGGTAAGCAAGGAACTGGCATCAACACTGCGACAATCACACAGATTGCGAATGACGTAGCAGAAGCTTACAAGGCAGGCGTTCAAATTGGTCTCGTTATCGGCGGCGGTAACATCTATCGTGGTGTTGCCGCATCTGCTGAAGGCATGGATCGCGCAAGTGCTGACTATATGGGTATGCTTGCGACTTGTATCAATGCCCTGGCTCTTCAGGATGCTCTTGAAAAAGCCGGTGTTCCGACCCGTGTACAAACAGCTATTGAAATGGCTGAAATCGCAGAGCCTTATATCCGCCGCAGAGCTATCCGCCACTTGGAAAAAAACCGCTTGGTGATCTTCGGTGCTGGTACCGGAAACCCTTACTTCACTACAGATACAGCCGCCTCTCTTCGCGCGATGGAAATCGATGCTGAGGTGATCATGAAGGCGACTAAAGTTGACGGTATCTATGATAAAGACCCTGTGAAACACGCTGATGCGAAGAAATTCGATAAGATCAGCTATATTGATGTACTAAATCGCGGCCTACAAGTGATGGACTCAACTGCGATTTCAATGTGCATGGATAACAAACTTCCGATTATTACTTTTGACCTTTCAGTTCCGGGTAATATCCTTAAAGCTGTTCAAGGTGAAAACATCGGTACCCTGGTACAATAG
- the frr gene encoding ribosome recycling factor, translating to MAIAEIKKNAQAQMDKSVLALGEELKKIRTGRAQVSMLDGVRVNYYGNPSPLSQVASISTPDAKSFLIAPWEVSILKDIEQAIIKSELGMAPMNDGKVIRLKVPDVTEERRKDLAKQVKKIAEEARVAVRMARRDANEAIKKMKADKKAPLSEDEAKKGEADIQKVTDDMIKKVDQIAEEKEKSILTI from the coding sequence ATGGCAATTGCTGAGATTAAAAAGAACGCTCAAGCTCAAATGGATAAATCTGTTCTTGCTTTGGGTGAAGAACTTAAAAAAATCCGTACTGGCCGCGCGCAAGTTTCTATGCTTGATGGCGTTCGTGTAAACTACTACGGAAATCCATCTCCACTTTCACAAGTCGCTTCCATCTCTACACCAGATGCGAAATCTTTCCTTATCGCGCCTTGGGAAGTATCTATTCTTAAAGACATCGAACAAGCGATCATCAAATCTGAGTTGGGCATGGCTCCAATGAACGATGGTAAAGTGATTCGTTTGAAAGTTCCTGACGTAACTGAAGAGCGTCGTAAAGACCTTGCTAAACAAGTTAAGAAAATCGCTGAAGAAGCACGTGTAGCTGTTCGTATGGCTCGTCGTGATGCCAACGAAGCTATCAAAAAAATGAAAGCTGACAAAAAAGCGCCTCTTAGCGAAGACGAAGCTAAAAAAGGTGAAGCTGACATTCAAAAAGTGACAGACGATATGATCAAAAAAGTTGATCAAATCGCTGAAGAAAAAGAAAAGTCAATTTTGACAATCTAG
- a CDS encoding isoprenyl transferase, producing MTLPKHIAIIMDGNGRWAQLKRKPRTFGHIKGTRVAKKIITACSRKGIKNLTLYAFSTENWFRPQAEVSFLMKILRRYLSKETSNLVKENIRFSVIGDLSKVPADVFNAIQQAREATSKCTGLNLVFALSYGSRQEITLAVRDIAQMVAKGAIKPDEIDEALISTSLSTYPTPDPDLIVRTSGEQRLSNFLLWQAAYSEFYFTETLWPNFTEAHLEEALTAFSVRQRRYGKVSTNDNLEKLSN from the coding sequence GTGACTCTACCTAAGCATATTGCAATCATTATGGATGGTAACGGTCGTTGGGCTCAGCTCAAGCGAAAGCCTCGTACTTTTGGTCACATCAAAGGTACTCGTGTCGCTAAGAAAATCATTACTGCATGTTCTCGTAAGGGCATTAAAAACCTTACTCTATACGCATTCTCGACTGAAAATTGGTTCCGTCCTCAAGCTGAAGTTTCCTTCCTGATGAAAATTCTGCGCCGCTATTTAAGCAAGGAAACCAGCAATCTAGTTAAAGAAAACATTCGCTTTTCCGTGATCGGGGATCTTTCCAAAGTTCCTGCTGACGTATTCAACGCTATTCAACAGGCTCGCGAAGCTACATCTAAATGCACAGGCTTGAACCTTGTCTTTGCATTGAGCTATGGCTCTCGCCAGGAAATCACTTTGGCCGTGCGTGATATCGCGCAGATGGTTGCCAAGGGTGCTATTAAACCTGACGAAATCGATGAGGCTTTGATTAGCACTTCGTTAAGCACGTATCCGACTCCAGATCCTGATTTGATTGTTAGAACAAGCGGCGAGCAAAGACTTTCAAATTTCTTGTTATGGCAGGCCGCTTATTCGGAATTCTACTTCACGGAAACTCTGTGGCCTAATTTCACAGAAGCTCATCTTGAGGAAGCCTTGACTGCTTTTTCCGTGAGACAACGCCGTTACGGCAAGGTCTCTACAAATGACAACTTGGAAAAGCTTTCTAACTAG
- a CDS encoding phosphatidate cytidylyltransferase yields MTTWKSFLTRAASALVALAIIFALYYFLKIPGLKIIIAFAVALSVWELLGILFKNETSKTLRAAFFILSFFVFAVSTMALNLGAIVYAISLILLTIISLLKLHNTGDLQRMGKFQANAALGLMYVGLLPSFAFRLLDQEQGIFWFIYLLAVVFAGDTMAYAFGVLFGKHKVMPSVSPKKTWEGSLGGILGSVVAGTICWKYLLPEFSGYFIVGLAAVSGYVGQFGDFFESLLKRVAEVKDSGKIMPGHGGVLDRIDGVLFASPVVLLGVVILSHLLS; encoded by the coding sequence ATGACAACTTGGAAAAGCTTTCTAACTAGAGCCGCGTCTGCCCTGGTGGCATTGGCAATCATCTTTGCACTTTACTATTTCCTGAAAATTCCAGGTTTGAAAATCATTATCGCATTTGCTGTTGCACTGAGCGTTTGGGAACTTCTGGGAATTCTATTTAAAAATGAAACTTCAAAAACCCTTAGAGCGGCATTCTTCATTCTGTCGTTTTTCGTCTTTGCTGTTTCGACAATGGCTCTGAATTTGGGCGCCATCGTCTATGCCATCTCTTTAATTCTTTTAACGATCATCAGTCTGCTAAAACTTCACAACACAGGTGATTTGCAGCGCATGGGGAAGTTCCAGGCGAATGCTGCTTTGGGATTGATGTACGTGGGATTACTGCCCTCGTTCGCTTTCCGCCTGCTTGATCAAGAGCAAGGTATTTTCTGGTTCATTTATTTGCTGGCTGTTGTTTTCGCTGGCGACACAATGGCTTATGCCTTTGGTGTTCTGTTTGGAAAACACAAAGTGATGCCGTCTGTTTCTCCTAAAAAAACCTGGGAAGGTTCCCTTGGTGGAATTTTGGGCTCCGTAGTTGCGGGGACAATTTGCTGGAAGTATTTGCTGCCGGAATTTTCCGGTTATTTCATTGTGGGACTGGCTGCTGTCTCAGGATATGTCGGTCAGTTCGGAGATTTCTTCGAATCACTTCTTAAGCGTGTTGCTGAGGTCAAAGACTCTGGCAAGATCATGCCGGGTCATGGCGGCGTTTTAGATCGTATTGACGGTGTCCTATTCGCAAGTCCGGTAGTTTTGCTTGGCGTTGTGATCCTGTCTCATCTTTTGTCGTAA
- the rseP gene encoding RIP metalloprotease RseP, producing MEMLLNFADKIVSFGVPFVVLLGILIFVHELGHFLVARWCGVRVEVFSLGFGKKILKYKKGDTTYALSIVPLGGYVKMFGEQPGENISEEDKKVSFTHKTVWQRIAVVLAGPLMNFFFAILVLGVVALVGEDAKMPVLGDINPKTAAYEAGFRSGDKVISINDKQIATWEEIQKALSLKQEQDLHLDVVVQHQGSQEQSKIAVVAKAEPNPNILSSFNYVANVEGLAAMSAGTTVGVVANSPLYALGLRTGDSIVGINGTKIAYWRDLETTLAKMNSKDTLTLEVMGKREGDKTDKPITVTMAPLESMKSFSLSALGLESSELYLSKVMDNSPAKAAGIKEGDRLVAINNITLNKWDDVIANIKSFDGKNPVDIKVLREGQNVDLKITPKMTTQMTAAGGEEKRYTIGIAPVVNLALPDTLVVRTNNPLVAVVRGTEKTWDFTVMTVMSFVRLFENKISPKNIGGVISIGQAAGETYKMGITPFLQMMAIISVNLFILNLLPIPVLDGGHLVFYVIEVVKGAPLSLRKMEIAQQVGMALLMSLMVFALFNDFTRLFGL from the coding sequence ATGGAAATGCTATTAAATTTCGCTGATAAAATCGTGTCTTTTGGGGTTCCTTTTGTCGTTTTGCTTGGAATTTTGATTTTCGTCCATGAGCTAGGTCACTTCCTTGTGGCTCGCTGGTGTGGCGTTAGAGTCGAAGTATTCAGCTTGGGCTTTGGTAAAAAAATTCTGAAATATAAAAAAGGCGACACAACATACGCGCTTTCCATCGTACCCCTGGGCGGTTACGTAAAAATGTTTGGTGAACAGCCAGGCGAAAATATTTCCGAAGAAGACAAGAAAGTTTCTTTCACACATAAAACAGTGTGGCAACGTATCGCCGTAGTACTTGCGGGTCCGTTGATGAACTTTTTCTTTGCGATTCTGGTTTTGGGCGTCGTTGCCTTAGTCGGCGAAGATGCAAAAATGCCTGTCCTCGGAGACATCAATCCAAAAACTGCAGCTTACGAAGCAGGTTTCCGCTCGGGCGATAAAGTCATTTCCATTAATGATAAACAAATCGCAACTTGGGAAGAGATCCAAAAAGCTCTTAGCCTAAAACAAGAACAAGATCTGCATCTTGATGTCGTGGTTCAACACCAAGGCAGCCAAGAGCAATCCAAGATCGCAGTAGTTGCTAAGGCGGAACCAAATCCAAATATCTTGAGCTCATTCAACTACGTTGCCAACGTTGAAGGTCTGGCAGCAATGTCTGCCGGTACGACTGTCGGTGTGGTTGCAAACTCTCCGCTTTATGCATTGGGTTTACGTACAGGTGATTCTATCGTTGGCATCAACGGTACAAAAATCGCCTACTGGAGAGATCTGGAAACGACGCTTGCTAAAATGAACTCCAAAGACACTTTAACTTTGGAGGTTATGGGCAAACGTGAAGGCGATAAAACTGACAAGCCAATCACAGTGACAATGGCTCCTCTTGAAAGCATGAAATCTTTCAGCCTTTCAGCTTTGGGTCTTGAGTCCTCTGAACTTTATCTTTCTAAAGTAATGGATAATTCTCCTGCGAAAGCCGCGGGAATCAAAGAAGGCGACCGCCTGGTTGCAATCAATAACATTACTTTGAACAAATGGGATGATGTTATCGCAAACATCAAATCCTTCGACGGTAAAAACCCAGTCGACATTAAAGTTTTGCGCGAAGGTCAGAATGTTGATTTAAAAATCACTCCTAAAATGACAACTCAGATGACAGCGGCCGGTGGCGAAGAAAAACGCTACACGATCGGTATCGCACCAGTTGTGAACTTGGCTTTGCCTGACACATTGGTGGTTCGCACGAATAACCCACTTGTGGCGGTGGTTCGTGGTACAGAGAAAACTTGGGACTTCACTGTGATGACAGTGATGAGCTTTGTTCGCTTGTTTGAAAATAAGATCTCTCCAAAGAATATCGGCGGCGTGATCTCTATTGGTCAGGCAGCAGGTGAAACTTATAAAATGGGTATTACACCATTCTTGCAAATGATGGCGATCATATCTGTGAACTTGTTCATCCTGAATTTGCTACCGATTCCAGTTTTGGATGGTGGTCACTTGGTATTCTATGTGATCGAAGTTGTTAAGGGTGCGCCTTTAAGTCTTCGAAAAATGGAAATCGCTCAGCAAGTTGGTATGGCGTTGCTAATGAGCCTCATGGTCTTTGCCCTGTTCAATGACTTTACTCGCCTGTTCGGTCTATGA
- the tsaB gene encoding tRNA (adenosine(37)-N6)-threonylcarbamoyltransferase complex dimerization subunit type 1 TsaB — translation MKILAMETSTLLGGVAVIQDGKVVAEESSQRQKSHTEIISPFVENCLKTAGLKLEEIDVFAVGQGPGSFTGIRVAANAGKTYAYSFNKPMVTIDSLMLLAEQCRPSKLPVLAIMNAYKNMVYLGLFDCSGEEPVYLKGPAAIPVRELSQHIDMEVMVVGDGWETYHEYFPENMKSKMHRDSKFPDEPQARTLGLMAEKRAQRGQTLDWKSFIPLYIRASEAEETKKGILISPLK, via the coding sequence ATGAAAATTCTAGCCATGGAAACCAGCACTCTGCTTGGTGGAGTGGCTGTCATTCAAGACGGAAAAGTTGTCGCTGAGGAATCCTCTCAGCGACAAAAGTCCCATACAGAAATTATCTCCCCCTTCGTAGAAAACTGTTTGAAAACCGCGGGCTTGAAACTTGAGGAAATTGACGTGTTTGCTGTCGGTCAGGGGCCGGGGAGTTTTACAGGTATTCGTGTCGCTGCCAACGCGGGTAAGACCTATGCGTATAGCTTTAATAAGCCCATGGTGACGATTGATTCGTTAATGTTGCTGGCAGAGCAATGCCGCCCTTCAAAGCTGCCAGTTCTGGCAATCATGAATGCTTACAAGAACATGGTGTACCTGGGGCTTTTTGATTGTTCGGGTGAAGAACCTGTTTATCTAAAAGGTCCAGCGGCGATTCCCGTTCGCGAATTATCCCAACATATCGACATGGAAGTGATGGTTGTGGGTGATGGTTGGGAAACTTATCACGAGTATTTTCCGGAAAATATGAAAAGCAAAATGCACCGCGATTCGAAATTTCCGGATGAGCCACAAGCGCGCACTCTGGGTTTGATGGCGGAAAAACGTGCTCAGCGTGGACAAACTTTAGACTGGAAATCGTTTATTCCCCTTTATATTCGCGCATCTGAAGCCGAAGAGACAAAAAAAGGAATTTTAATTTCCCCGTTGAAATAG
- a CDS encoding P-loop NTPase, with protein MERDFENDNVETLNFKSSSNDKAPAKLWVTASGKGGVGKTFVSSSLGITLSKLGHTVVIVDLDLSGANIHTVLGVNPSHMNIRHYFEGVKTLQDLVIPTQYSNLSYVQGFWDSWSPIDFTMDQIANLIPQIHALRADYVIVDLGAGALEAHLELFKAADEKFLVTSPEPTSIEKTYRFIEAFVCHSLKQDSTPDAYGNMLTTLRSHRQRTLGKPFSFRSYLKEQTGLNYDFFESLTSKPVRLIVNSCRYQNHSELGFGMKSVCNKYYDLSIDFAASIDFDNAVWQSVKGREHVLFAQPFTGLAGQFLTTCKQLIDPEELRAVV; from the coding sequence ATGGAACGCGACTTCGAAAACGACAATGTTGAAACTTTGAACTTTAAATCTTCTTCCAATGATAAAGCCCCTGCGAAACTTTGGGTGACAGCATCTGGAAAAGGCGGAGTGGGAAAAACCTTTGTCTCTTCGAGCCTCGGGATCACACTTTCCAAACTTGGTCACACAGTCGTGATTGTTGATTTGGATTTGAGTGGCGCAAACATTCACACAGTTCTTGGCGTAAATCCTTCGCACATGAATATCCGCCACTACTTTGAAGGTGTTAAAACTCTTCAAGATCTGGTGATTCCAACTCAGTATTCGAATCTTTCCTATGTCCAAGGCTTCTGGGATTCCTGGTCGCCAATCGATTTCACCATGGACCAGATCGCAAACTTGATTCCACAAATTCACGCCCTTCGCGCTGATTATGTCATCGTTGATTTGGGAGCTGGTGCTTTGGAAGCGCATTTGGAATTGTTCAAAGCAGCTGATGAAAAGTTTTTGGTGACATCACCAGAACCAACCAGCATCGAAAAAACGTATCGCTTCATTGAAGCCTTCGTGTGCCACTCTCTAAAGCAAGACTCCACTCCGGATGCTTACGGCAACATGCTAACTACTTTGCGCAGCCATCGCCAAAGAACTTTGGGGAAACCGTTTTCATTCCGTTCCTATCTTAAAGAACAAACTGGTTTGAACTACGACTTCTTTGAAAGTTTGACGTCTAAGCCGGTGCGTTTGATCGTTAACAGTTGCCGCTATCAAAATCATTCTGAACTTGGATTTGGAATGAAGAGTGTCTGCAATAAGTACTACGACCTTAGTATTGATTTCGCTGCATCCATCGACTTCGACAATGCGGTGTGGCAGTCGGTAAAAGGCCGTGAACACGTGCTATTTGCACAACCCTTCACGGGGCTAGCGGGACAATTTTTGACCACGTGCAAACAACTTATTGATCCCGAGGAACTTCGCGCCGTAGTATAA